Proteins found in one Pirellulales bacterium genomic segment:
- a CDS encoding serine acetyltransferase, with translation MASDFRLKEQLPDLTERIVDTYSSDDKIHHLGHCPLPNYDVVRDVIEDLKEILYPGYRRREGLHIGNVLYHVGELVDRLHDKLTQQIGRALRHDAGAAGDCLHATDFEALGQQKTLAFLGMIPDLRRMLAMDVQAAYDGDPACRTLDEVIFCYPGLEAITIYRLAHALYTLEVPLIPRMMTEWAHSETGIDIHPGATIGDHFFIDHGTGVVIGQTCEIGNHVKLYQGVTLGAISFPTDGEGNIIREVKRHPTIEDRVVIYANATVLGGRTVIGHDSVIGSSVWITRSVKPHMTVVLENPQLKMRSGDPEELISDLNYQI, from the coding sequence ATGGCCTCCGATTTCCGATTGAAAGAGCAGCTTCCCGACCTGACCGAGCGGATCGTCGACACCTACAGCAGCGACGACAAGATCCACCACCTGGGCCATTGCCCCTTGCCCAACTACGACGTCGTGCGCGACGTGATCGAGGATCTCAAAGAGATCCTCTATCCCGGCTATCGCCGCCGCGAAGGACTGCACATCGGCAACGTGCTCTACCACGTGGGAGAGCTCGTCGACCGGCTGCACGACAAGCTCACGCAACAGATCGGGCGTGCGCTGCGGCACGATGCCGGAGCCGCGGGCGATTGCCTGCACGCCACCGATTTCGAGGCCCTGGGTCAGCAGAAGACGCTGGCCTTTCTCGGCATGATCCCCGACTTGCGCCGGATGCTGGCCATGGACGTGCAGGCCGCCTACGACGGCGACCCCGCCTGCCGCACGCTGGACGAGGTGATCTTCTGCTATCCGGGGCTCGAGGCGATCACGATCTACCGCCTGGCCCACGCACTCTACACGCTCGAGGTGCCCCTCATCCCGCGCATGATGACCGAATGGGCCCATTCAGAGACCGGCATCGACATTCACCCCGGCGCCACGATCGGCGATCACTTCTTCATCGATCACGGCACGGGCGTCGTCATCGGCCAGACCTGCGAGATCGGCAACCACGTGAAGCTCTATCAGGGTGTCACGCTCGGCGCGATCAGCTTCCCAACCGACGGCGAAGGCAATATCATTCGCGAGGTGAAACGCCACCCCACGATCGAGGATCGCGTGGTGATCTACGCGAATGCCACGGTCCTGGGGGGGCGCACGGTGATCGGCCACGACTCGGTCATCGGCTCGAGCGTCTGGATCACGCGCAGCGTCAAGCCGCACATGACCGTGGTGCTCGAAAACCCACAATTGAAGATGCGCTCCGGCGATCCGGAAGAACTGATCTCGGACTTGAACTACCAGATCTAA
- a CDS encoding ABC transporter permease, with amino-acid sequence MLGPIFGAEMTTGARRLRFFLTRATYGLLLFLILWTNYSFLGLDRQGYNTSSLSINQVAQFSGQFFFFFTFLQLWALMLVSPAALGSLIARERERRTIEYLFATDLTNREIVLGKFAAGWCYVASLLITGLPVLALVMMMGGIAPAELLAVFSVTISTSVFVAALAILVSVRTRRARDGITQTYLLMLFVFVGPFLVSMLLLEPLRSSYEGPLPDGAAYVLDWLTAINPILVLGRSAIGSGGSFFSRRHEVVELILGQSVGSVLVLALAVWSVRRAHLHTASVGVARTTGRWRLPSWRPQVGQRAMLWKEVFIERVSGRRGMIARTAIVILTLAALALTGFLVIGGLESRFQRDVMDDQWAAMNVALGTVIACGLLLVVAVRASTSIATERDRDTWISLICSPLSASEILWAKLAGALFAVRWLLLLVAINWFATLVLTPMFALSLPFLAGTLAILAFAVAALGVFFSLWCQNATRALMSTLAVVFTLGGGYYLCCGCVLLPVALSISGKMSEMMFIALLAPLIPFLLGYPGLVGVTGADATSEAAIPMAYMTGNALYLALGCILFAYSYVQFEKLAGRISLNTSNPPGQGTDPVTRLLRGTNPPGA; translated from the coding sequence GTGTTGGGACCGATCTTCGGCGCCGAGATGACCACCGGCGCTCGGCGGCTGCGCTTTTTTCTTACCCGGGCGACCTACGGCCTTCTGCTGTTCCTGATCCTCTGGACGAATTACTCCTTCCTGGGCCTCGATCGCCAGGGCTACAACACGTCGAGCCTGTCGATCAACCAGGTCGCGCAGTTTTCGGGGCAATTCTTCTTTTTCTTCACGTTTCTACAGCTCTGGGCGCTCATGCTCGTCAGCCCGGCGGCGCTGGGTAGCCTCATTGCCCGGGAACGCGAACGTCGCACGATCGAGTACCTGTTCGCCACCGATCTCACGAATCGCGAGATCGTGCTCGGCAAGTTCGCGGCGGGCTGGTGCTACGTCGCTTCGCTGCTTATCACGGGGTTGCCGGTCCTGGCGCTCGTGATGATGATGGGGGGCATTGCCCCCGCCGAGCTGCTGGCCGTGTTCAGCGTGACCATCAGCACTTCGGTCTTTGTGGCGGCGCTGGCCATCCTCGTCTCGGTACGCACGCGCCGCGCGCGGGACGGCATCACGCAGACCTACCTGCTGATGCTCTTCGTGTTCGTGGGACCGTTTCTCGTCTCGATGCTGCTGCTGGAACCGCTGCGCTCGAGCTACGAGGGGCCGCTGCCCGATGGCGCGGCCTACGTGCTCGACTGGCTCACGGCGATCAACCCCATCCTCGTCCTGGGGCGTTCCGCGATAGGCTCGGGGGGGAGCTTCTTCTCCCGTCGCCACGAAGTCGTCGAGCTGATCCTGGGACAATCGGTCGGTTCGGTGTTGGTGTTGGCATTAGCCGTCTGGAGCGTGCGCCGCGCGCACTTGCACACGGCCAGCGTCGGCGTGGCGCGGACCACCGGCCGCTGGCGGCTCCCCTCCTGGCGACCCCAGGTCGGACAGCGAGCCATGCTCTGGAAAGAGGTGTTCATCGAGCGAGTCTCCGGCCGGCGGGGCATGATCGCACGCACGGCGATCGTCATTCTGACGCTGGCGGCGCTCGCCCTGACCGGCTTCCTGGTGATCGGCGGACTCGAAAGCAGATTCCAACGCGACGTGATGGACGACCAATGGGCCGCCATGAATGTCGCCCTGGGGACGGTGATCGCCTGTGGCCTGTTGTTGGTCGTGGCCGTGAGGGCCTCGACGTCGATCGCTACCGAACGCGACCGCGATACCTGGATCTCGCTGATCTGTTCGCCGCTGTCCGCCTCCGAGATCCTCTGGGCCAAGCTGGCCGGCGCGCTGTTTGCCGTTCGCTGGCTCTTGCTGCTCGTCGCGATCAACTGGTTCGCCACGCTCGTGCTGACCCCCATGTTCGCGCTTTCGCTGCCGTTCCTCGCCGGCACCTTGGCCATCCTGGCGTTTGCCGTGGCGGCGCTGGGGGTCTTCTTCTCGCTCTGGTGCCAGAATGCGACCCGAGCCCTCATGTCGACGCTCGCCGTCGTCTTCACGCTCGGCGGGGGTTATTACCTTTGCTGCGGATGCGTCCTCTTGCCGGTGGCCCTGAGCATCAGCGGGAAAATGAGCGAGATGATGTTTATCGCCCTCTTGGCCCCGCTGATCCCTTTCCTGCTCGGATATCCCGGCCTGGTCGGCGTCACCGGCGCCGATGCCACCTCGGAGGCGGCCATCCCGATGGCCTACATGACGGGCAACGCGCTGTACCTCGCACTAGGCTGCATACTCTTCGCGTACAGCTACGTACAATTCGAGAAGCTGGCCGGTCGGATCTCGCTCAACACATCGAATCCGCCAGGACAGGGGACCGATCCCGTCACGCGTCTGTTGCGCGGCACGAACCCGCCCGGCGCCTGA